One Falco peregrinus isolate bFalPer1 chromosome W, bFalPer1.pri, whole genome shotgun sequence genomic window, taatattcttttaatatttttaagtctGATTTGCTTATTACTCAGTCTCTCAGGCCACCTTCTGCTGCTGGCCCAGTTCTCTCTGAACATGCCTCACAGTAAGGgcaactaaggaaaaaaaatgcacactCTTTTTGCCCACAGCACTATTTACTAATTACGTTACACAGCTAATTTATCCAGTTACAGGACACTCTGCAGGTTTTATTAGTGCAAAGAAATATAGAAGGCTCACTAGAACAAGAAAAAGGCCTTTAACACCTTTATTATTCATGGaggaaaaccaaataaattcaGTGCCACTGTACACTTAGAACCTGACAAAATACACAGGTGTCTCCACTTCCAAACTAACTAGAAAAACAAGTTATAAATACTGTTAGTTATTTAGTTTCATAACACTGAGTGTTCATCTGCTTTTGGTATATTTTGTCCTGAACTCTCCAGACAAGCCAACATCCCAGGAATGTAGCTTTCTAGTGAGACTGTTTCATTTCACCCTTATTTCTTATGTTGTAATATTTTGGCCAAATTTCTAGAACAGCGTGTTTCATTCCATCTCTTTCCTATTCGAACAGGTCGATCTGAAAGGGTGACAAGCTGGATATCACTGTAGGTGTATGTGATACTGTAATGCCTAAAGATCTTACACGAGTTTCTAAGTATACTTGCAAGTATCTCTAACCAGTCATCAGCTACACTTACAACAGTTACAGAATTTAGCTTCTGTCATCTTTTGCTTACCCATATTTGTCTGCTAAATCTTTTGCTTGCCTTTCGTTTACCTCCCTTTGGTCTGACAAATCAGCTTTATTACCAATTAAGACTATATCTGGATTCTCACAATATGCATTGGCTTGCAGCTGACctagaagcaaaaataaacaggagTTAAAAGAATGCTGGAAGCACCTTAGAGACCGAGACTGTtgacaaaataattcaaaatatctTTCTTGCCCCCACCTCAAAATATCCTAGACTAATCAGCCAACCACTTCATGCCAAACACATTTCCTTATCGTACGTTTACTTACTAGGGGGAGTTTTTCAAAATAGGAAGTACAAATGgtactaaaaattatttccaggaTTTATTTTACCAACATACAACAAGACTCAACTGCAATGAGTGCACGAAAAACACTGCTTTAGAAGAGGAGAACCTCCACCAGCCAGAACTTTTATTCTACAAGACTCATAAGGACACCGTGGAAGGACAAACAAGCACCCACATCATCTGCAAATGCAGTCCTTCAGAAGTTTAGGACAAAATCCTCAAGCATGTTCTTTCTCCTGGATATACACAAtgatttaaatgcagttttgtcCATTTGAAGATCCAGGCACAAGCACTGTCCACAGCCTCACCCCCCGTAAGTGAATGTACAAAGCCATTTACTTACACTTGCCTCAATCCTGAGGATACTGACTTGAAAAGATGCAGtatacacagaagaaattacaGAGCCTCAGCTTGGTAAGCAGTAGGAGATTGTGATGACAGGGGTTGTTTAGTGGGAGGAAGGAATCTCTGAGGAAGATGGAGCTGTTTTCACAAAGCTATCTGGATTCACACATTACCCCCACTTCAGCTTGTTTGCTGGAAAATTGCCAGCTGGAAATGTACTGGCCTCTGTCCTTCCAGCACTCTAAATACCCTCAATTAAAAACAACTAAGAATTTAACCTTTGTTTCGTTATTAGTGTAGCTGTTATctgaaaaaatcccaacaacaGCAAAGACTATGTGCTTTCAAACCACATCCTCAAAGCAcgatattaattttaatttaaacctCAAAGCAGACAGGAAGGAATCACATTCtgctttacaaacagaaaacacactaTAAAGATTGACAGCAATATCCAGATTACAGTTTCCAAGCTCCTGTGTATCATCTAAAATATGGGGTATAAAATATGAAGTGTTGAATGCCATTAACTTTCAAGAGGCAACAGATTTATTCAAATTTACCAAATCCAAACAAGATTATCATCAAGAATATGCCCAAACCCATCTATtgtgcaaaaaaagaaaaagggaaaaagaaaaaagaaaagtgtgcATCTTTCCAATTTGATGAAGCTTTCACCCCAAATTACAGGCTGTGAATACCCACTTATGGTTGCACTAGACAAAACTATTTTCTCTGAGCATTTTCCAGCTCGCAAACAATGACACACAGAAAGCCTGAAAGCCTAAAATACACAACAATGCTTCAAGTCAACCAATAAATGCAAGCTGTAAGGTTCTACTTACTCATCCAGTTTCTGACATTTAAGAAGCTCTGTTGACTGGTGAGATCAAACATTAGTAAAAAGCCCATAGCATCTCTGAAAAACGCTGTGGTGAGACTTCGAAACctgaagggagaagaaaaaaaaaaaaggcaacacagCTCTATCAATACAAAGTGATCTCCAAAGCAAGCACTTTTCTGGCAACCCTGACCcgagtaaagaaaaaaggagataaaGTCAAGCTTTACTGAACTGCTTGTtcaaaaattgtattaaaaaaattatcttgaaaTCTGAAGAGTCTGCAAGATTTAGTGGACATACATTCCcttggaaggaaagcaaaaacaaaataatgcttGACTTTCATTTTAGCTACAAAGCATCACACCAGTCAACATTTATTAATTGGTGTGTTAGTAATTTACCAGAGGAAGCTTATACGTGAGAATATAAACACTGTCAGTGACTAATCTATTAGTTCAAATTCTGCCTGATTTAACAGAGAGAGACACAGAGAGAAGGGttggttaaaataaaataaaaaaaaatttaaaaaaagacactcAAGCACTTGGTGTATCACAAATCACAGTGATAGAAATGGATTCACCTGCCGACATTGCACACACTTAATCGATGGATGTGTACTACTCAGTCTAGTCAGTATTAAACAAATGAAGAGTAGGTGGCTGTTTACATGCCTTTGATTGTTTGATGTGACTATCTGCTGGGAAGCTCAgctaaaaggaaaaggtaacCTTTCCTTGCAGAGGTCTAGACACGAACGCACTCTGTAAGCAGACTGTGCAAGTGTTCCTTCACCAGGGACATTGTTTACAGGCTTCCAGCAAAGCTATGGAGCTGGACAGAACTAAAAACCATGAAATGCAACTCTGTCTGTCACCAAAAGGTCACAAGCCTGTTCAAATCAGAAATGTGAAGAAAGCCCAAATAATATTAAAGCGTTCAGACAGCACTGGAAAGCAGTGCAATGGCACTCTGGTGCTTTCTGTATCACAGGGATCCATCACATCACAAAACAGTACTACATCATCTCGCACCAACCAGAAACAGTAAATGATATTTTCTGCCACACatccatgaaaataaaaaaaacccaaaacgcTCTCCACGGAAACATGTCAGATACCCGACACTGCTTCTAGggtttcttttcaggaaaaaaaaaaaaaaaaaaaaaaaaaaaaaaaaaaaaaaaaaagagcctcAAAACATTTAATCTTTTGCAGAGGGGTATACACAAATGGTGTTTGATGATTCAGACACAAAATTTCcacttgcttctgcttttcatcCAGCAGCAACCCCTCCTGCATAGTATTTGCACTGCTTACTCTGGAAACCTGAAATCTGCCTCATTGctactttctttcctccccactAAATGCTTCAGCCCTCTGCTCTTTGGTCACTATTACACAGCAAATAGGCATTGAGTcgcattttcttcccttgttgACAGATGAAATCAGCAGTCATACCAAAGGCAATCACTTTATGATAGCCCAAACCAGCGTACATAACTAGCCAGGGGAAGCTTAAGCAAGCAGTACACACACttctccctttaaaaaaaataactgaattaaaTTTAATGGTGACAAGTCAAGAATATCGTTGGAAAGAACAAACAACTGTCATGTAGAAGACACAAAATCTGGTTAGATAAAAGAATCTTTTTGCAAAGGAGAATTCTGATCAGTCCTGAACTTAATACCTATCAGCTATGGTATGCTGCTGCAAAGAAGACAAACACAACTAAAACCATAAAAGATAAGAAGCAATTCTTCCacactgctcagcactgctAAGACTTGAACTAGAACTCTCCATCCTGCTCGCGTGCTGGTGGTAAGAGAGGCTGAAACCAGCCTGGTGGAGGATAGAACAGAAAGTTTGCTCATCATAGAAAATTCTGAGAAGCCCAGGGCATGGAGAGGACTTAAGGAAGGCATCAGGCTGCTCATGACTATGTCCACCTGAGTTGTGGCCACCTGTGAGAAAacagactgcacagcctctgggAGTGACCTGCTCCAGGGTTTAACCGCTCCCGCGGCCAACACTTGTGTCCTACCTAGCTGGAGTATCCTTGCTGCGGCTTGTGACCACCGACTCGCGCCCTTTAGCTGCGAGCCTGAGGAGTCCGGCTCTGTCTTCTCCCCACTGGGTAGATGAAGATGGCAATTAGCCTCCCCTTAGTCTTCAGGCTGAACGAGCTTAGCCTCCTCAGCCCTCACTGGATCATTCTCCTGACCTGTTCTAATGGGACTCCACGGGACTCCAGTTTACCAGTACAAAGTATCCCACACTGGGGGGGTTCCGCAAATAGGAACTgtactccagatgtggcctcagaAGTGCTGCGTGAAGGGGAATAACCACTTCCCTCAGCCTGAAGGCCACATGTGGGCTAACGCAGCCCCTATCAGCACCTTTCTCAAATACACCCTACCATCCAACCTAACAGAAAAGATCTGAAATACGAGAACAGGACACTTAGGTAGTATCTTCCAGAGGAGgtaagaatcatagaatggtttggattgaAAGGGACCTGAAAGATCATCTATATATTATAAAGCCAAAAGCCGGTACAAAACAAGAAGGGGTAACCACTGACCCAACAACCCATGTGTGCTAGGAATGAGGCAGCATGCtgctgaggcagggagcagacCACCTCCAGTTCCCCCAGTTCTATTTTCTAAGATTCCCTGATCACTGCATCAAAGCAGTGTCAGAAAAactttatttctggaaaatattttcgTTGTCCTGATACACAAGgatttttgagatttttcaCCTGAATGGATGAATGGTTTACCCAGAAACATAACTAACGCAGAACTGCTTTTCAATGAGCTGAACTCTGTTACCTTTCCTGACCGGCTGTGTCCCAAAGCTGGAGATGCACTTTGAAGGCTTTTCCTGGAGATCCATTTGGTCCTCTGCTGTTGTATACCTAACGAGAGAGTCAAATCAGTACAGCCATACAGCTCACACCGAAATCTAGCGCCTGGGTCACAGACTGAGACCATTGCTTTTGTGCAAAGCAATAAGGAGTAAAAGTTCAGTCCTTCAGTAAAAGCTCTTACCTCTAAAAGCGATTTCAGAGGGCTGcttataataatatttaaaaacccAGGAGCCACATGAAACATCTATGAAAGCTTCTCTTTAAAGGCCATATGTAGTAGTTCAAATTAGATACCAGATCTTTAAAACTTGGCATAGCACTGTGCTGAGCAAgctgtctctgttctgtttcattGCTGTTCTTAGAAAATTTACAGCTGGCTGACAGGATTAGCCACTATTATAAAAAGCTATTCTTTATTCATTAACTTCTGTTGGACATTAATGACTTCCTTACTAACTGCAACTGCAAACTCATGGTGCTTAAAGAAATCACTGTGACCTTTCGCTAGGGCTCAATTCTTTATTAAAGAGCAACAGTGTGTAAATTAGCTGTTGCAGTAAAATACAGAGGAATAAAATGAGTATGAGCTGGTTTTGTTATCTGAGGTAGTTTAGCAGACTCTCAGCAAATTTAAAAGCAGGCAGATACTGCCCTTACATTTAGATCAAGTGCACAGGGACCCTGTGGACATGTCTGTACCCAGAGGCTGCACTGATGTTACCCGAGGAAGTGGAACCCTTCCTCACCTGCCCTCCTTGTGCTGTAAAATACAGCATGCAGTTCTCCTGCACAAccaaattaatattaattgggggttggactagatgccTTCTGAAGGTCCATTCCAGGCTAGACTATTCTGCGATCCCGTGGAGTTATTTAAACCGCTGTCATTTCAACAGGGAGCTTCTGAGTGGAACGTGcctgcctttcctttctgaCAGGTACCTCgtctgaaaatcagaaaaagaccAACGGATCAACCGCACCATGTCTGTGAATCAAACTAGTTTGCTGGAGCATGTTCCTGTAATGTTTAGCATGACAAACAAGGAAACTCACAGGGtccttttttaatatgaattttacacaaaagaagaaacatatttAACCTTTGGGATCTCTTTCGTAGAAGACAATTTATTAGATAAACCTTCAAGACATTTCAAAGCTGATAATTTCATCTAAGATGTAGTTTCTCCCACACTTACAAACTGTCTTACCCTAAAACGTACAGTAAGGAAAAATGATGGAAGAAATCTGTCTGTGACCTTTAGCAGAAAAGTTCAGCCCTCTGGAAGCAATGCAGCACCCATGTTCAAAACACATTAACGAGCATCTGACCAGCCAGGGAAAGGCTGTTCTTGTAATTTGCATGTGCAGACATTGCCTTGCaataaaactgtgtttttaatatttttctcttactACATCACTGCAATCCCACAGAGCAGAGAAGGAGCCAGGTTCCACCGCAGCCTGAACCTGGCCTGGCCCCCACTTAACTGACCTCAATTTGCATAGCATTGATTATGAGTAATTTAAGCCATAATCCAGATCCATTGGTTCTTTATTCAGGAGACCCCTGAACACCCCCATCTCCCAGGCAGGGCCTGCACATCCCTGTCACTGTGGCAAAACTGaactcacagcagcagccaccaccaccagccgTCATGAAAAAGTTGCCAGGGAAGATGAAGGTGAATGGGGGAGTGATGCCCATCTTTTCACAGTATTCCAGTGAAATAGCAGGAGCTTAAAAGCATGTAAAATGACAATACATGAACAATTTGCTTCATATTGCCAAGGCATGTGTTCTCACTCAGCTGCTTCAAAACTGGGCAATGTTTTCATactaattaataataaatattgtaAATGATTTTTAGTTCTTACATTAACCTGTTGCAGGGCTGAGAAGCACTTaaggttttttttgaaaatgaacacatttttgTCAGCACTCAAGTTCTTGGGTACAAGGAATAGCTCACCAGGTGCTCCCCTCTTTCCTTGCTGAAAAGTTCTCCACAAGCAGCAGTTCTTCTGCCAGCTTATTCATCTCTGCACTGTCAACACTTCCAAGGATGTTTTGTGCAAAATTCTTAGaagtatttcatttaaattaaaaagaagcaaatttaAAGAGGTCTCCATCTTTGAACTGGGCAAGTATTTAcactttttattaaagaaaattactaaaataattGTCTAGGGTCTAATATCTTGTATTTATTACGGTTTTACTAATCAAGGAAGCTGAATTTGTTCCCTGTATTTAGCTGGTGTCAGGATCTATGACCAGATACACTAGTCgcattaaattaaaacaaagcaactgTGCTCATAGCCACAAAAGCTATCTGACCAACACTGCAGAAGACTCATCTTCTCTCTAACATCAATAAACAACAGCATGGCAGAAGGGACTCGTACACACTGCATTAAGCAGGTGTTAGGATCCATGGATCCTAACCTATGAGGACTCCTGATCACAGGCTGGGAACACTCAGcctccagccttgctgctggcagagacTCGGAGAAGTAGCGTGGTCCCGCTGGTGGAACTGCTTCTTGTGCCTTTGCTAATTTACTGCGTGACCTGGAAGCAGGTTGAAACTTCTCTGCTTCTGTAAGTTTCCATCTTTTCTACTTAAATAATGAGTTTGGGGACTAGAGTTAGTTCTAGTCACAAACACACCTCATTCACTAGCACTATGGAAACTTGCTCTTGGAACGATCCTTTTATACCAACATGCAATAAACCATTTTACAATCCAACATGAGAATAAGGATAATggcatttttcccctttatcCAGTTCCTGATTATGACTTGTTTAAGCCAAAAACTAGACAAGGAAAAGCATTATCAACACATGCTATACCCCACAGTAAGAGAGGCAACACACAGCTATGTAAAATTTGTTCTCAGCAgaaatgaataaagaaaaaaagaaagtgccaTCATTTGTATGAGACAACTTACCACTTGTTTTTCCCGAAAATCTATCCCTACTGTTGTGATGAATTTTGGATTAAATTTGTTATCAGTGTATCTGTACAGGAACGTTGTTTTTCCAACCCCAGAGTCTCCGAGGGCCAGGAGTTTGATCAGATAATCATAGTCTTCATCAGTCATAGTGCTAATTTTTAGGAACCtatggaaaaggaagaggaaaaaaaattatttaatgatAACAACCCCTCGCCCTtctgcttggttttgctttggttcTATTTTTGTTCCTTGAAACACTGCTGTCTGCGGTCAGAGTTGAAAGTTGTGTTAGTGTATTTTGAAAAAGGCTAATGCAATGCAGCAGTGAAACTCTCCATTTCAGTTCAGGTGCCAGGAGACAATACAACTTACACTTTCAatttcctaaataaataaaattgaaactCAATGATACagtttcagacaaaaaaattatttttgttctgaggATGACAGTAAGAGCTATATTGAACAGAGCTATGAAACCTAGGGCTAAATCCTTCTAAGTATTTTATTATGAGTTTGAAGTAGTGCAGAAACAGGAGTGAAAATGAAACTCAGATATGGCAAGGACTGCTCTCAGGGCTCAAGCTCTAACCGGTACTACATGACATTATCAGGGCTACATATCTCTatcctgaaagaaataatttttccccctaagagaactaattaaaaaaagcagagtaaGCAATTATCCCAGGGCCACAgttaataaaaggaaagagcTCCAATGCAGCTTCCTCTCCAGTACAACCAGACGAACCCACAGCTGCCTTGTTCTGTGAAGCACACAACTAAACCCACCCCCTCATCAAACCCTGCAGATTAATTGgagtgaagaagaaagaaaagcagatggcAAGCCCACTGCCTGGGTTCAGCTCCGTGCCTCAGTTAAGCTGCTGCTTACATGCCTCGACAGCGCTTCCAGGCTCTTTTCTGTATCTAGCAGTGACCAAGAGCAGCGCAGCCTCCCTCATTAAGCACTTGTAAAACAAATATACGCATCAGAAAGTAACGAAAAtttgcagaaagaaggaaatatttatcCTAGTTATCTGGGCTGTGTCACAGCTCAGGCAGGAGCTCCTGGAACAAAGCGCATTGCACAAATTATTTCCGTGGGGGTTTCATGACCCCACATGGCAGTTCCCAGCTTCTGCCAATCTGCTGAGTCAAGTGACACAACATATTTGGGAGGGAAAGCCAGGTACCAAGGAGGGACAGCTTTCCAGAGTTTTCTTCTACTTTGGTCTTTTCTCGCTTGGCCAACACAACTAAGCACCTGTGTTCAGGGGTCACTTGGGCTCCCACCAACAGAAATGCTCATCCTCCATCAGAAGGAGGACACATCATCTGCTAGCCCAACCTCCTTCAAGAACCAAGTCATGGACACCCGGCTCGAGCAGAGCACCTTCATCAAACTACCTGCCAGCCTGGTCAAGCCTTCACCCAGAGGAACACAGCCTTTCTCCAACTGCACTGCTTCCCTCCCCCAgcaggttttttattatttcaagcTCAAGGGGAGTGTTGTATTACCCTAAACCCAAAGCTCCCATTAATGTAGTTaatttgtttgtatttgctACGAAGCTGTACAGAAGGCAAGGGGACCTATGTAAGAAATAGACCTCCAAAGTGTTTATTCACATGTACGAAATGCCCTGATGATGAGAAAACCGGAATCATATGAAACACCACCTACTTTACATCCTCACCTACCTTGATCTCAACATAATTTaagcctttgcttttttccaaacaTCTTGCTAATCCTTAGCATGGATGAACAGCCGTCCCATTCGGCTCTCTATGCCGAGACTAATTACTGTGGTATGAGAGCAGGAGGCCCTGGGCCATACCCCATTTATAAAACCACTGCTTGTTTCAGTACAAGACCATAATTTCCATCAGAATAAAACCTACCTTTCTCAGCATTTAAATTATCAAATACTGACCTGCTTTGACTAAAATAGTGAACTAAGCCCGTTCTGATTATCCTGCGTTTCAACAGCTTTAAGGATAAAAAAGCTGGCTGCGTACTGAGCAGTTTCATTGTATGAGATATGACCTTTGACAGATATAGAGCCACCCAGAGAGGCAGGCCAAGcttttgagaaattaattttctgatgaTAAAGGTTTTAACGAATCTAGAGAAAAAGGCCCCTGATCTGGCAGCACTGCTCTGCCTTGCACTGCTTTTGGTCTGCGCCAGGCAGTGGAAGGGCAGAACACCAACATGGCAGCTTCACAGAAATTCATTCAAGGCTTTTAATCCATTCCAGGATATCCCAAGTTTACCACAAGGCTCCACTGagcaaaagtaatttctccCCAGAAGTCTGAGgaataatcaaaataaaagtatttctgatcAATGCAGTAACTGTTCTTTAGACATTTCCTTcaataaatctgaaaaagaaaggtatCTTGGGAGATGGCTCCCCCCCAGATGTTTGACCGGTAATACAATGTATTAATTTGGGATTAAACGCTATCCCAAAAATCCATGTTCTCTGCCAGCTGAAGTTCAGCATCTCCTCGCTGTGCAAACGTGCAAAGCAGAATAATTAGAATTTACCAGACCTGTAAATGCTGAGCAAAATATACATCAGACCAGGATGATTAAAAACCTATTTTTGTAAAGCTGTCACGAGAAGGCAGCTGGCACTCCTATTCCCCGGCACTGGCTGCTTTTCCAGAAATTCCTGCCCGCTtgcaccatgggctgcagacGTGTTGCAGCCTTTCCCAGCCTGGCGCTAGCCAAGGCAGTAGCCCTGCCACCCGGGGAGGCAGCCTGGGAATCGGCCTCTTCCACAAGGTGACTCCAACTTCGCTCTCATTCTCTGTACCGTGTAGGAAAGTCAAACAGTCATCGGTTGGATAAAGGGATTTTATTCCTTCAGATTTTAAGCTGAAGCCACCAGTTTTCCTCTCCTTGACCAACGATGGAGATAGGAGGAGCACAAAAACCTAGGTGCGGGGACAGCTTGACGGACCAGACCGATCCACCCCCAGCACGCTGCCATCACTGGTTTACCACTTCCAAATCGCTGTAGTACAGCAAACAAAGTTC contains:
- the RAB27B gene encoding ras-related protein Rab-27B, whose translation is MTDEDYDYLIKLLALGDSGVGKTTFLYRYTDNKFNPKFITTVGIDFREKQVVYNSRGPNGSPGKAFKVHLQLWDTAGQERFRSLTTAFFRDAMGFLLMFDLTSQQSFLNVRNWMSQLQANAYCENPDIVLIGNKADLSDQREVNERQAKDLADKYGIPYFETSAATGQNVEKAVDTLLDLIMKRMEQCVDKTQVSDTANGGSSGKLDSAKPEEKKCAC